Proteins found in one Brevibacillus brevis genomic segment:
- a CDS encoding bifunctional transcriptional activator/DNA repair enzyme AdaA: MLEERVTDERWQAIIHNDSSYDDQFFYAVKTTKIFCRPSCKSKPPKRENVRVFQNANQALREEFRPCKRCKPTGERLPDREWVAQITQYIDSHYNEKLTLEHLADMCHGSPFHLQRTFKRLMDMTPVEYIQKKRIERARELLAHSNNQIADVAQLVGMPNTPYFITLFKKMTGKTPSEYRQLYVKKQTT, translated from the coding sequence GTGTTGGAGGAACGGGTAACCGATGAGCGATGGCAGGCCATTATTCATAACGATTCGTCTTACGATGATCAATTTTTTTATGCGGTAAAAACGACGAAGATTTTTTGTAGACCGTCGTGCAAGTCGAAGCCGCCGAAGAGGGAGAACGTGCGGGTTTTCCAAAATGCAAACCAAGCCCTACGGGAAGAATTTCGCCCATGTAAACGCTGCAAGCCTACGGGAGAGAGGTTGCCTGATCGTGAGTGGGTGGCACAAATTACACAGTACATTGATTCTCATTATAACGAAAAGCTGACGTTGGAGCATTTAGCTGATATGTGCCATGGCAGTCCGTTTCATTTGCAGCGAACGTTTAAGCGACTCATGGATATGACGCCTGTGGAGTACATCCAGAAAAAGCGGATAGAAAGGGCACGAGAGCTGCTGGCTCATTCGAACAACCAGATCGCGGATGTTGCGCAATTGGTAGGGATGCCGAATACGCCGTATTTTATCACGTTGTTTAAAAAAATGACGGGCAAGACGCCGAGTGAATATCGCCAACTGTACGTCAAAAAACAAACGACATAA
- a CDS encoding sensor histidine kinase: MKSLYVRVVFTFVAIVLISGTLGFLLANEYYQRNLRAYNEQKITSIGQQIIDLYEHKSSLDLTAFMTHVGNLNFQLHLVDENGGVSQFGAPFRDQQIEPAIVQKVLAGETYRGITEEQHGLFVTGFFENTLTNSIGLPLIAEGKKYALFVRPNIEQQFGEVHIMFALLLAAMFVLSLILILVFTRYLVKPIEKLSRATKKLAEGQYDIHLDIARRDEIGDLATHFARMTESLKQLDEMRQEFVSNVSHEIQSPLTSIQGFSQAIRSGGVTSEQREMYLTIIEEESRRLSSLSKQLLTLASLDKETGLYEPTRFRLDEQIRQVLLVLQQQWQQKKLAMELTLPETFIVGDKQLLNQVWMNLLANSIKFTPTAGSIYIAIQKDTRIVVTIRDTGIGMSEEEQEHVFDRFYKGDKSRNREATGSGLGLSIVQKILQVAKGSIHIQSRIGEGTTVTVSLPTGEHPTARTTNES; the protein is encoded by the coding sequence GTGAAATCTCTCTACGTTCGGGTTGTTTTTACCTTCGTCGCCATTGTACTGATCAGCGGCACACTTGGATTTTTGTTGGCAAATGAGTATTATCAACGAAACCTGCGTGCTTATAATGAACAAAAAATCACGAGTATCGGACAGCAGATAATCGATTTGTACGAGCATAAATCCTCGCTCGACCTGACCGCCTTTATGACCCATGTCGGCAATTTGAATTTTCAGTTGCATCTCGTGGATGAGAATGGCGGAGTAAGCCAGTTCGGAGCACCTTTTCGAGACCAGCAGATAGAGCCTGCCATCGTTCAAAAAGTATTGGCGGGTGAGACCTACAGAGGAATTACAGAAGAACAGCACGGCTTGTTTGTGACCGGATTTTTCGAAAACACGTTGACAAACAGCATTGGCTTGCCGCTTATAGCAGAAGGGAAAAAGTACGCCCTGTTTGTACGGCCAAATATTGAGCAGCAGTTTGGCGAGGTGCACATTATGTTTGCTTTGCTGCTGGCAGCGATGTTTGTCCTTAGCCTGATCCTGATTTTGGTATTTACCCGTTATTTGGTGAAGCCGATCGAGAAGCTAAGCCGTGCGACCAAAAAGCTGGCAGAAGGGCAGTATGATATACACTTGGACATCGCTCGCCGGGATGAAATCGGCGATTTGGCCACGCATTTTGCGAGAATGACAGAGTCACTCAAACAACTGGACGAGATGCGCCAAGAGTTTGTCTCCAATGTCTCTCATGAAATCCAGTCTCCATTGACATCGATCCAAGGCTTTTCTCAAGCCATCCGCAGCGGTGGTGTGACAAGCGAACAGCGGGAGATGTACCTGACGATCATCGAAGAGGAGAGCAGACGTCTGTCTTCCTTGAGCAAGCAGCTGTTGACGCTCGCTTCCCTGGACAAAGAGACCGGGCTGTACGAACCGACCCGTTTTCGTCTGGATGAGCAGATCAGGCAAGTCCTCTTAGTTTTGCAGCAGCAGTGGCAACAAAAAAAGCTCGCGATGGAGCTGACCTTACCGGAGACCTTCATCGTTGGTGACAAGCAGCTACTTAATCAAGTATGGATGAACCTGCTTGCGAACAGTATCAAATTCACCCCAACGGCTGGCTCTATTTACATTGCGATACAGAAGGATACGCGAATCGTCGTGACCATCCGGGATACGGGGATCGGCATGTCAGAAGAAGAGCAGGAGCATGTCTTTGACCGCTTTTACAAAGGAGACAAGTCACGCAATCGGGAAGCGACGGGAAGCGGGCTCGGTCTTTCTATCGTGCAAAAAATTTTGCAGGTCGCAAAAGGCAGCATTCACATTCAAAGCCGTATAGGCGAAGGGACAACGGTCACGGTCAGTCTACCAACGGGTGAACATCCTACTGCGCGAACGACAAACGAATCTTAA
- a CDS encoding ArsR/SmtB family transcription factor: MVTVDDICEIQCFDEEKVNRLKPFATESEGVAKIFKALADDTRAKIIHILSMEDELCVCDVAAIIGSSIANTSHHLRLLRNMGLAKYRKEGKLVFYSLDDDHVRHLISAGIEHAKEQKTIVRAT, from the coding sequence ATGGTTACAGTGGATGACATCTGTGAAATCCAATGTTTTGATGAGGAAAAAGTAAATCGGTTAAAGCCGTTCGCCACAGAATCAGAAGGGGTAGCAAAAATCTTCAAGGCGTTGGCCGATGACACCCGCGCCAAAATCATTCACATCCTCTCGATGGAAGACGAGCTCTGTGTCTGCGATGTGGCTGCTATTATCGGAAGCTCGATCGCTAACACCTCCCATCATCTGCGGCTTCTGCGCAACATGGGACTGGCCAAGTACCGCAAAGAAGGAAAACTCGTATTTTACTCGTTGGATGATGACCATGTACGCCATCTCATATCTGCGGGGATTGAACACGCCAAAGAACAGAAAACGATTGTCCGAGCTACCTGA
- a CDS encoding ring-cleaving dioxygenase: MTQQTAGIHHITAFVTSAQNNVDFYAGFLGLRMVKKTINFDAPDVYHLYFGNEVGSPGTAITFFPWETGRRGRVGGGQVGYTTFLIPVGAFSFWEDRLKKFGIEYRRVERFNETYLQFTDRDGLQLEIVEREGGPASKWSFGGVPADKAIKGFGGAILYSMAPAHTMDVLERLMGLTRVGEENGLVRFKAHGDLGNVIDVNAEPIPRGVGGAGTIHHIAWRAVDDQDHQLWQQRAAQSGLHPTDIIDRQYFNAIYFREPGEILFEIATDPPGFERDEPFEALGEKLMLPEWYEPRRAQIEQGLPPITVRVLEEDKS, encoded by the coding sequence ATGACACAGCAAACAGCAGGAATTCACCATATCACAGCTTTTGTAACAAGCGCCCAAAATAACGTTGATTTTTATGCAGGGTTTCTCGGATTGCGCATGGTGAAAAAAACGATCAACTTCGATGCACCAGATGTATATCATCTGTATTTCGGGAATGAGGTCGGCAGTCCAGGTACTGCAATCACCTTTTTCCCGTGGGAAACTGGTCGCCGCGGACGCGTTGGCGGTGGGCAGGTTGGCTATACAACCTTCTTGATTCCGGTGGGGGCGTTTTCCTTCTGGGAGGATCGACTGAAAAAATTCGGAATCGAGTACCGCCGCGTGGAGCGTTTTAATGAAACGTATCTGCAATTTACAGACAGAGACGGCTTACAGCTGGAGATCGTGGAACGTGAAGGCGGTCCAGCGAGCAAATGGTCCTTTGGCGGGGTGCCAGCTGATAAGGCGATCAAAGGCTTCGGCGGAGCGATCTTGTACAGCATGGCTCCAGCCCACACTATGGATGTTCTCGAGAGACTGATGGGACTGACCAGAGTCGGCGAAGAAAACGGCCTTGTCCGTTTCAAGGCTCACGGCGATTTGGGCAATGTCATTGACGTGAATGCCGAGCCGATACCAAGAGGAGTAGGTGGCGCAGGTACAATCCACCATATCGCATGGCGTGCCGTAGATGATCAGGATCACCAACTGTGGCAGCAGCGTGCGGCTCAATCCGGACTCCATCCGACGGATATTATCGACCGTCAATACTTCAACGCCATCTACTTCCGCGAGCCAGGCGAGATTTTGTTTGAGATTGCAACAGATCCTCCAGGATTTGAACGAGATGAGCCATTTGAGGCACTGGGTGAAAAACTGATGCTCCCCGAGTGGTATGAACCACGTCGTGCCCAGATTGAGCAAGGTTTGCCGCCGATTACAGTCAGAGTGTTGGAGGAAGATAAATCATGA
- a CDS encoding Ada metal-binding domain-containing protein yields MPTPKKPAPQDADSAKTYTLLGADRSFYQSDSPGTLGGYRPRKIYGRLDCPSAIRAITRGGYVRHRVFFADEATAIAAGYRPCAVCLREKYLLWKAPPL; encoded by the coding sequence ATGCCTACACCGAAAAAGCCAGCACCTCAAGATGCTGACTCTGCCAAAACATACACCCTGCTCGGAGCTGATCGCTCTTTTTATCAGAGTGATTCTCCGGGTACATTGGGGGGCTATCGTCCACGCAAAATATACGGACGACTGGATTGCCCCTCTGCCATCAGAGCCATTACGCGAGGCGGTTATGTGCGCCATCGCGTATTTTTTGCGGATGAAGCTACCGCTATTGCTGCGGGGTATCGACCTTGTGCTGTTTGTTTACGAGAAAAATATTTGTTGTGGAAAGCCCCTCCCCTTTAA
- a CDS encoding cyclase family protein, with product MNRKARRFVDLSVPLDHLAKEPFPPEIQYSSHEEGAIQAAQYFGLQPTDFPEQKAWASETVTLTTHTGTHVDAPWHYWPTSEGEPAKTVDQLPLEWFYGDGVLLDFSEKPSGYEITVNDVKQKLAQIEYELKPFDIVLIRTGADKRYYEEHYFQSHAGVSAEATHWLIDQGIKVMGTDGWGWDIPFSVQAADYKQNPRDGVLWAAHYVGKEKEYCQIEKLANLEQLPRPYGFTVSVFPVKVKGASAGWARPVAIFEEEE from the coding sequence TTGATCATCTGGCAAAAGAACCGTTTCCACCCGAGATTCAATACAGTAGTCATGAAGAAGGGGCTATCCAAGCCGCGCAGTACTTCGGATTGCAACCAACGGATTTTCCCGAACAGAAGGCATGGGCGAGTGAAACGGTGACACTCACAACACATACGGGGACACATGTCGATGCGCCTTGGCATTACTGGCCTACTTCTGAGGGAGAGCCGGCGAAAACGGTTGATCAGTTGCCGTTGGAGTGGTTCTACGGAGATGGTGTTCTGCTTGATTTTAGTGAAAAGCCGTCTGGCTATGAGATCACGGTGAATGATGTAAAACAGAAGCTCGCACAAATCGAATACGAACTGAAACCGTTCGATATTGTCCTGATCAGGACGGGCGCGGATAAAAGATACTATGAGGAGCACTATTTTCAATCACATGCCGGAGTATCCGCCGAAGCGACACATTGGTTGATCGATCAAGGAATCAAAGTCATGGGAACCGATGGGTGGGGATGGGATATCCCGTTTTCCGTTCAAGCCGCTGATTATAAACAAAACCCGCGCGATGGTGTTTTATGGGCAGCTCACTATGTGGGAAAAGAGAAAGAGTATTGCCAGATTGAAAAGCTGGCGAATTTGGAACAATTGCCGAGACCCTACGGGTTTACCGTCTCTGTGTTTCCTGTAAAAGTGAAAGGAGCGAGCGCGGGATGGGCGCGTCCTGTCGCGATTTTTGAGGAAGAGGAGTAA
- a CDS encoding nitroreductase family protein translates to MSEFTTLVKNRRSANKFLTDVTITPAEIDEIMSLVKFAPSAFNLQHAHYVVVIDPEAKERVYEAAYRQYKVKTASAVVLVFGDKEAYQSVERINEGLLHLGVMDQREYDHNNSSVRAMHEAGGEQFKRDEAIRNANLSAMLFMLAAKDKGWDTCPMIGFDPAAVQEIAKVPDSFVPALMITIGKEDTSSQRVRGYRKPVGEFVSYNTFQASK, encoded by the coding sequence ATGAGTGAATTCACCACCCTTGTAAAAAACAGAAGATCTGCAAACAAGTTTCTAACGGACGTAACGATAACACCTGCTGAGATCGATGAAATCATGTCGCTGGTCAAATTCGCGCCATCAGCATTCAATTTGCAGCATGCCCATTATGTAGTTGTCATCGATCCAGAAGCCAAAGAGCGTGTATATGAAGCGGCATATAGACAGTATAAGGTAAAGACCGCTTCGGCAGTTGTGCTTGTATTTGGTGACAAGGAAGCGTACCAAAGCGTAGAGCGCATTAATGAAGGCCTTCTTCATTTAGGAGTCATGGATCAACGCGAGTACGACCACAACAATTCTTCTGTCAGAGCAATGCACGAGGCTGGAGGAGAGCAGTTCAAGCGTGATGAAGCGATCCGCAATGCCAATTTGTCCGCAATGTTGTTCATGCTCGCTGCAAAGGATAAAGGCTGGGATACGTGCCCGATGATCGGATTCGACCCGGCAGCGGTGCAAGAAATAGCGAAGGTTCCGGACAGCTTTGTGCCAGCTTTGATGATCACGATTGGAAAAGAAGATACATCCAGCCAGCGTGTCAGAGGGTACCGCAAGCCCGTTGGAGAGTTCGTAAGCTACAACACATTCCAAGCAAGTAAATAA
- a CDS encoding DinB family protein: protein MTHYAKNMYDFHAWANQTLINRLKELPEGVYEQEVQSVFPTVAKVMEHIYMVDEGWIRILQGMDMQAALNEAWQKEKELTGKSLEEVEQLYAELVEQFRAFLSQDEDLERRIVLDNPYTRVRDTSLAEIIMQVVNHGTYHRGNITAMLRQMGYPSVMTDYALYWYAN from the coding sequence ATGACACACTATGCCAAAAACATGTACGACTTTCACGCGTGGGCGAATCAAACGTTAATCAATCGCTTAAAGGAGCTTCCGGAAGGTGTTTACGAGCAGGAGGTCCAAAGCGTTTTCCCGACAGTAGCAAAAGTGATGGAGCATATTTATATGGTGGACGAAGGCTGGATTCGCATATTGCAAGGGATGGACATGCAAGCGGCATTGAATGAGGCATGGCAGAAGGAAAAGGAATTAACGGGAAAAAGCTTGGAGGAAGTTGAGCAGTTGTATGCCGAACTGGTCGAGCAATTCAGAGCTTTTCTCAGCCAAGATGAAGATTTGGAGCGACGCATTGTCCTTGATAATCCGTACACGAGAGTGCGAGATACGAGCTTGGCAGAAATCATCATGCAAGTGGTCAATCATGGAACGTATCATCGTGGAAATATAACGGCGATGCTGCGCCAAATGGGGTATCCTTCTGTCATGACCGATTATGCACTTTACTGGTACGCCAACTGA
- a CDS encoding response regulator transcription factor: MKLTILIADDDPHVRELLRFYLAKEGYNVLACVDGNEASQLLEQESVQLAIVDVMMPGKNGWELCREIREFYDLPVIMLTAKGEVRDKEKGFLAGTDDYLTKPFEPTELLYRIKALLRRYQMVSKQIIVINDTVIDRISHVVKVKEELIHLPLKEFELLAQLASFPDRIFTRDQLLELVWGSDTESDSRTIDVHIKRLREKFTEKTNDFVISTVRGLGYKLEVRGT; the protein is encoded by the coding sequence ATGAAACTGACGATTCTGATTGCAGATGACGATCCACACGTACGTGAGCTATTGCGGTTTTACTTAGCAAAAGAGGGATACAACGTCTTGGCTTGTGTGGATGGAAATGAGGCTTCGCAGCTGTTAGAGCAAGAGTCTGTCCAGCTCGCCATCGTGGATGTGATGATGCCAGGCAAAAACGGCTGGGAGCTATGCCGGGAGATCCGGGAATTTTACGACCTCCCTGTCATCATGCTAACGGCAAAGGGAGAGGTGCGGGATAAGGAAAAAGGTTTTTTGGCGGGGACGGATGATTATTTGACCAAGCCATTTGAGCCTACCGAATTGTTGTACCGCATCAAGGCCTTGCTGCGTCGTTATCAGATGGTCAGCAAACAAATCATTGTCATAAACGATACTGTCATCGATCGTATCAGCCATGTTGTGAAGGTGAAAGAAGAGTTGATTCATTTACCATTAAAGGAATTTGAACTGCTTGCCCAGCTTGCCAGTTTTCCTGATCGGATCTTTACCCGGGATCAACTGTTGGAGCTCGTGTGGGGGAGTGATACGGAGAGCGATAGTCGTACCATCGATGTGCATATTAAGCGGCTGCGAGAGAAATTTACGGAGAAAACCAATGACTTTGTCATTTCTACCGTTCGTGGTTTAGGCTACAAGCTGGAGGTGCGAGGCACGTGA
- a CDS encoding DNA-3-methyladenine glycosylase 2 — MTSGLSHSAWVDNRKELILSVPTEFCFSQNLHYLSRASNECMFHIQNGRLYKAIPIEQDSQVVEIHAENDQGLTVRFLSPSLPTEKVRMEVARYVRDWFDLDRDLVPFYELAAGDALLQQAVEKFYGLRTMGIPDLFEALSWGIIGQQINLTYAYTLKRRLVETFGRRVDFEGQTYWLFPTAETIAGLSVADLDGLRMTTKKCEYLIDVAQLIVEGKLSKELLWDGGDYQTAEKRLTRIRGIGPWTANYVLMRCLRMPSAFPIDDVGLHNAIKFLLGKEKKPTKAEIRELSKAWTNWESYATFYLWRFLY, encoded by the coding sequence ATGACAAGCGGTCTATCCCACTCGGCTTGGGTCGATAATAGAAAAGAATTAATCTTGTCCGTACCTACGGAATTCTGTTTTTCGCAAAATCTTCACTACTTGTCCAGAGCATCCAACGAATGCATGTTTCACATTCAAAACGGGCGCCTCTACAAAGCCATCCCGATTGAACAAGATTCACAAGTGGTCGAAATTCACGCAGAAAACGATCAAGGATTGACTGTGCGTTTTCTCAGCCCTTCGCTTCCCACTGAAAAAGTCCGGATGGAGGTTGCCCGCTATGTGCGAGATTGGTTCGATCTAGATCGAGACCTGGTTCCGTTTTATGAGCTTGCCGCAGGGGATGCTCTTCTACAGCAAGCCGTTGAAAAATTTTACGGGCTGCGGACTATGGGCATTCCCGACCTGTTTGAAGCGCTCAGTTGGGGAATCATTGGTCAACAAATTAACCTGACCTATGCGTACACCCTCAAGCGGCGGTTGGTAGAGACATTCGGAAGACGAGTAGATTTCGAAGGACAGACGTATTGGCTTTTTCCCACAGCAGAAACAATCGCCGGATTATCCGTCGCTGATCTGGATGGATTGCGCATGACGACCAAGAAATGCGAGTATTTGATTGACGTCGCACAACTCATCGTTGAAGGGAAACTATCGAAAGAGCTATTATGGGACGGAGGAGATTATCAAACCGCGGAGAAACGTTTGACCCGTATCCGTGGGATTGGACCGTGGACAGCCAACTATGTGCTCATGCGCTGTCTGCGAATGCCCTCTGCTTTTCCCATTGATGATGTCGGCCTGCACAATGCGATCAAATTTTTACTAGGCAAAGAAAAAAAGCCGACAAAAGCAGAAATACGAGAGCTGTCCAAGGCTTGGACGAATTGGGAGTCGTACGCTACTTTTTATTTATGGCGTTTTCTTTATTAA
- a CDS encoding alpha/beta hydrolase: MNLKHIFRKGTDSKAPTLLLLHGTGGDENDLLPLANRIYPGASVLSVRGNVLENGMPRFFRRLAEGVFDEEDLVNRTQELHEFLDQAAVTYQIERDNIVAVGYSNGANIAGSLLFHYPTPLKGAILFHPMVPRRGIALPDMSAIPVFIGAGTNDPICTAQETEELNQLLTEAGADVTVHWDSYGHQLTVKEVEASAAWFTEEFRK; encoded by the coding sequence ATGAATTTGAAGCACATTTTTCGAAAAGGAACCGATTCAAAAGCACCAACGCTGTTGTTGCTTCATGGAACAGGCGGAGATGAAAACGACCTCTTGCCACTGGCCAATCGCATTTATCCAGGCGCTTCTGTTCTGAGTGTCCGTGGGAATGTTCTCGAAAACGGCATGCCGCGATTTTTCCGACGCTTAGCAGAGGGTGTTTTCGACGAAGAGGATTTGGTCAACCGCACGCAGGAGCTGCATGAGTTTTTGGATCAGGCGGCGGTTACGTATCAGATTGAGCGAGACAATATCGTGGCAGTCGGTTATTCGAACGGGGCGAATATCGCAGGTAGTCTCCTGTTCCATTACCCGACTCCGCTAAAAGGGGCGATTCTTTTCCACCCAATGGTTCCACGCCGTGGGATCGCTCTGCCTGATATGTCAGCCATTCCAGTGTTCATCGGAGCGGGTACGAATGATCCGATCTGTACTGCACAAGAGACGGAGGAGCTGAACCAATTACTGACAGAAGCAGGTGCTGACGTGACTGTGCATTGGGATTCATATGGTCATCAGCTAACGGTGAAGGAAGTAGAGGCTTCGGCCGCGTGGTTTACAGAGGAGTTTCGCAAGTAA
- a CDS encoding GNAT family N-acetyltransferase yields MFIIRPYEKSDYPSIMAYDLPQEQAIYTSMPVDVIEASQNDRGSMPYVVFDQGHLIGCFALFTPHTGNPYTPNGEAIIFKSFSIDSRYQKKGYALRVFHELADIARVHYPERDEIVLTVHHTNTPAIQLYKKAGLVDQGWRFAGEFGEELIFHLALSSR; encoded by the coding sequence ATGTTCATTATCAGACCGTACGAAAAAAGCGACTACCCTTCGATCATGGCTTACGATTTACCGCAAGAACAAGCGATCTACACATCTATGCCAGTCGATGTGATTGAAGCATCTCAAAACGATCGTGGATCTATGCCCTATGTGGTTTTCGACCAAGGCCATCTAATCGGCTGCTTTGCCTTATTCACACCACACACAGGCAATCCCTACACACCAAATGGCGAGGCTATTATTTTCAAATCATTTTCGATTGATTCCCGCTATCAAAAGAAGGGCTACGCCTTGCGAGTATTCCATGAGTTGGCTGACATCGCACGAGTGCATTACCCGGAGCGAGATGAAATCGTGTTGACGGTGCATCATACGAATACGCCAGCGATCCAACTGTATAAAAAGGCTGGTCTAGTCGATCAAGGATGGAGATTTGCGGGTGAGTTTGGCGAGGAGCTGATTTTTCATCTCGCTTTGTCATCAAGGTAG
- a CDS encoding deoxyribonuclease IV, with protein sequence MLKIGSHVSFSGKGLLNAAQEAATYGSSTFMIYTGAPQNTRRKPIEDQYITEGKEVMAKQGVDEIVVHAPYIINLGSYKDDTYELAVRFLQEEIRRTDYIGVKNIVLHPGAYTDKDAEYGIARIAEGLNEVLAGVKDTDVKIALETMAGKGTEIGRSFEEIAAIIEKVEDNSRLTVCMDTCHIHDAGYDIVNDFDGVLDQFDRTIGLDRLAVVHLNDSKNFRGAGKDRHAPIGAGLIGFDAMNYIVNHEKIRHLPLVLETPWISKEKGNERPMYEAEIALLRGEVDKRFGDEFMDHVERLDFFFRKQDVTRREYVVGIWELLKNDAKAKKADGREPMERLYDMVKEARLFPELTEEQINHRLTAYFAIPKFS encoded by the coding sequence ATGCTAAAAATAGGTTCGCACGTATCATTCTCCGGTAAAGGACTGCTGAATGCCGCCCAAGAAGCAGCCACCTACGGCTCGAGTACCTTTATGATCTACACGGGTGCACCGCAGAACACCCGCCGCAAACCGATCGAGGACCAATACATTACGGAAGGCAAAGAAGTCATGGCCAAGCAGGGCGTGGATGAGATTGTCGTACATGCCCCGTACATTATCAACTTGGGCTCTTACAAGGACGATACCTATGAACTCGCTGTCCGTTTTCTGCAAGAAGAGATTCGCCGGACCGACTACATTGGCGTCAAAAATATCGTGCTCCACCCTGGCGCCTACACGGATAAGGATGCAGAGTATGGCATCGCCCGGATCGCGGAAGGCTTGAATGAAGTTCTGGCAGGCGTAAAAGACACCGATGTAAAAATCGCGTTGGAGACGATGGCGGGCAAAGGGACGGAAATCGGTCGCAGCTTTGAGGAAATCGCGGCCATCATCGAGAAAGTAGAAGACAACAGCAGGCTGACCGTCTGCATGGATACTTGCCACATTCACGATGCTGGCTATGATATCGTCAACGACTTCGATGGCGTCCTGGACCAGTTTGACCGGACAATCGGCTTGGACCGTCTCGCCGTCGTTCACTTGAATGACAGCAAAAACTTCCGCGGGGCAGGCAAAGACCGCCATGCGCCAATCGGTGCGGGACTCATCGGCTTTGATGCGATGAATTACATCGTGAACCACGAGAAAATCCGCCACCTGCCGCTTGTACTGGAGACACCTTGGATCAGCAAGGAAAAAGGCAACGAGCGTCCGATGTACGAAGCAGAAATCGCCCTCCTGCGCGGGGAAGTGGACAAGCGCTTCGGCGACGAATTCATGGACCATGTGGAGCGCCTCGATTTCTTTTTCCGCAAACAAGATGTCACCAGACGCGAGTATGTGGTTGGGATTTGGGAGTTGCTCAAAAACGACGCGAAGGCAAAGAAAGCGGATGGCCGCGAGCCAATGGAGCGTCTGTACGATATGGTGAAGGAAGCGAGATTGTTCCCGGAGCTCACCGAAGAGCAGATTAACCACCGCTTGACTGCCTACTTCGCGATTCCGAAATTCTCGTAA
- a CDS encoding threonine aldolase family protein, producing MNDTKTLREVFKKTTYQIAGHSKRDLHQLQQVLSRVDGNMEGDMYGTGELIENFQRKMAEYLGKESAVFFPSGTMAQQIALRIWCDEKGIKKVAYHPLCHLEIHEEDGLKELHQIEAVLLADKDRVIELGDVLGMDDDIACLLLELPQREIGGQLPTYEDLEAISRYCREKGIRLHLDGARLMEILPFYEKTADEVCALFDSVYVSFYKGIGGIAGAILAGDEDFTKQSKVWKRRHGGDLISLYPYIVTAEYHFEQRKHKFGQYYEHAKELAAWYNQCQGISTRPAVPVSNMFHVHAELPKEELERIMVSLSEETGIGFTHYVREDDESTSSYEVSIGDRYAMIPKEELALAFEKLNQKLGEQK from the coding sequence ATGAACGATACGAAAACCTTGCGAGAAGTATTTAAAAAGACCACTTATCAAATCGCCGGGCACAGCAAGAGAGACCTCCATCAATTGCAGCAGGTCCTGTCAAGGGTGGACGGGAATATGGAGGGTGATATGTACGGAACAGGCGAACTCATCGAGAATTTCCAACGCAAGATGGCCGAATATTTGGGCAAAGAGTCTGCCGTATTCTTTCCCAGCGGTACGATGGCCCAACAAATCGCGTTACGCATCTGGTGCGATGAGAAGGGAATCAAAAAGGTCGCCTATCATCCGCTCTGCCACTTGGAGATTCACGAGGAGGATGGGCTCAAGGAGCTGCATCAGATCGAGGCTGTCTTGCTGGCGGATAAAGACAGAGTGATTGAACTGGGCGATGTTCTCGGCATGGACGACGATATCGCGTGCCTGTTGCTGGAATTGCCACAGCGGGAGATTGGCGGACAGCTACCCACGTATGAGGATTTGGAGGCGATCTCCCGTTATTGTCGGGAAAAAGGAATTCGGCTGCATCTGGATGGCGCCCGGCTTATGGAAATCCTGCCGTTTTACGAGAAGACAGCCGATGAGGTATGCGCGTTGTTCGATAGCGTGTACGTTTCCTTTTACAAAGGGATAGGCGGAATTGCCGGAGCGATCCTGGCTGGGGATGAAGATTTCACGAAGCAATCGAAGGTATGGAAAAGACGCCATGGCGGGGACCTGATTAGTTTGTACCCGTATATTGTCACGGCAGAATACCATTTTGAGCAGAGAAAGCATAAATTCGGTCAATATTACGAGCACGCAAAGGAACTGGCAGCATGGTACAACCAATGCCAGGGGATATCCACGAGACCAGCCGTGCCTGTATCCAACATGTTTCATGTGCATGCAGAATTGCCGAAAGAAGAGCTTGAGCGTATCATGGTCTCTCTTAGTGAAGAGACAGGAATTGGTTTCACGCATTATGTAAGAGAGGACGACGAATCGACTAGCTCCTATGAGGTAAGTATTGGCGATCGGTATGCGATGATCCCGAAGGAAGAGCTGGCATTGGCATTCGAAAAGCTGAATCAGAAATTAGGGGAGCAGAAATAA